One window from the genome of Myxococcus fulvus encodes:
- a CDS encoding serine hydrolase domain-containing protein: MPAPAAPLARRTTARLVALALGACLTTTPAWAAPDASYPLPPISSRHASSIEKGRAFARELLASKHLPGLSVAVAQHGQVLWSEGFGHADLEQHVPVTPLTRFRVGSISKVFAAAAVARLVEEGRLDLDAPIQKYLPTFPKKQWPVTTRQLTGHVAGVRHYVDKDEVIFQQARHFDSVARGLELFQADPLLFEPGTRYAYSSYGWNLVSAVIEGASGEEFLRHLHRSVLEPLGLRHTGADHPHQLIPGRTRFYAPGPSGTHLHAAHVDNSYKWAGGGLLSTAEDLVRFGSAHLQPGFLRKQTLALLFTSQKLQSGKETGVGIGWRIGVTAQGRRFFHHRGAIEGGRGLLLLFPDSQLVVALLTNMYADVVEEHASQLAELFLAEPARASP, translated from the coding sequence ATGCCCGCCCCTGCCGCACCTCTCGCCCGTCGTACGACCGCACGACTCGTCGCCCTGGCCCTGGGCGCCTGTCTCACCACCACACCCGCGTGGGCCGCACCGGATGCGTCGTATCCGCTCCCGCCCATCTCTTCACGGCATGCGTCGAGCATCGAGAAGGGCCGCGCCTTCGCGCGCGAGCTGCTCGCGAGCAAGCACCTGCCAGGACTCTCCGTCGCCGTGGCGCAGCATGGCCAGGTCCTCTGGTCCGAGGGCTTCGGCCATGCGGACCTGGAGCAGCACGTCCCCGTGACACCGCTCACGCGCTTCCGCGTGGGGAGCATCTCCAAGGTCTTCGCCGCCGCCGCCGTCGCGCGGCTGGTGGAGGAGGGCCGCCTGGACCTCGACGCCCCCATCCAGAAGTACCTGCCCACCTTCCCCAAGAAGCAGTGGCCCGTGACGACCCGCCAGCTCACCGGACACGTGGCGGGCGTGCGCCACTACGTGGACAAGGACGAGGTCATCTTCCAGCAGGCGAGGCACTTCGACAGCGTCGCTCGCGGCCTGGAGCTCTTCCAGGCGGACCCGCTCCTGTTCGAGCCGGGCACGCGCTACGCCTACTCCAGCTACGGCTGGAACCTGGTGAGCGCCGTCATCGAGGGCGCCTCCGGCGAGGAGTTCCTGCGCCACCTGCACCGCTCCGTCCTCGAGCCGCTGGGCCTGCGCCACACGGGCGCGGACCACCCCCATCAGCTGATTCCAGGCCGCACGCGCTTCTATGCGCCGGGCCCCTCCGGGACACACCTGCACGCGGCCCACGTGGACAACAGCTACAAGTGGGCCGGAGGCGGCCTGCTCTCCACCGCCGAGGACCTGGTGCGGTTCGGCTCCGCGCACCTCCAGCCCGGCTTCCTGCGCAAGCAGACCCTGGCGCTCCTCTTCACGTCGCAGAAGCTCCAGTCCGGCAAGGAGACGGGCGTGGGCATCGGCTGGCGAATCGGCGTCACCGCCCAGGGCCGGCGCTTCTTCCACCACCGGGGCGCCATCGAAGGCGGCCGCGGCCTGCTGCTCCTCTTCCCGGACTCGCAGCTCGTCGTCGCCCTGCTGACCAACATGTACGCGGACGTCGTCGAGGAGCACGCCTCCCAGCTCGCCGAACTGTTCCTCGCCGAGCCCGCACGTGCCTCGCCGTGA
- a CDS encoding LytR/AlgR family response regulator transcription factor, with amino-acid sequence MNAAAAIRTLVVDDEPLAREGLRLLLASDPEVTVVGEAGNGPDAVRLIREQRPDLVLLDVQMPELNGFEVLARLAPGEVPAVIFVTAYDRYALRAFDIHALDYLLKPFRDERFHDAVGRAKAHLRMARMSDLSHRLLSVLSTYGERDVTPQVAPPVPSEPWVRRLAIRDTGRVVFLDVDEIEYLEAADYYVQIHAGGKSHLHRETLQSLEARLDPERFMRIHRSIIVNSRRIRELRSEGRRDLVVVLAGGAELRVARSHREKLQHLR; translated from the coding sequence ATGAACGCGGCCGCCGCCATCCGCACGCTCGTCGTGGATGACGAGCCCCTGGCCCGCGAGGGGCTGCGTCTGCTCCTGGCCTCGGACCCCGAGGTCACCGTGGTGGGGGAGGCGGGCAACGGACCGGACGCGGTGCGCCTCATCCGCGAGCAGCGCCCGGACCTCGTGCTGCTCGACGTGCAGATGCCGGAGCTCAATGGGTTCGAGGTGCTCGCCCGGCTCGCCCCTGGCGAGGTGCCCGCGGTCATCTTCGTCACCGCGTATGACCGCTACGCGCTGCGCGCCTTCGACATCCACGCGCTCGACTATCTGCTGAAGCCGTTCCGCGACGAGCGCTTCCACGACGCCGTCGGTCGCGCCAAGGCGCACCTGCGCATGGCGCGCATGTCCGACTTGAGCCACCGGTTGCTGTCGGTGCTCTCCACGTATGGGGAGCGTGACGTCACGCCGCAGGTCGCCCCTCCTGTCCCCTCGGAGCCGTGGGTGCGCAGGTTGGCCATCCGCGACACGGGCCGCGTGGTGTTCCTGGACGTAGACGAAATCGAGTACCTGGAGGCCGCGGACTACTACGTGCAGATTCACGCGGGCGGGAAGTCGCACCTCCACCGCGAGACGCTGCAGAGCCTGGAGGCGCGGCTGGACCCGGAGCGCTTCATGCGCATCCACCGCTCCATCATCGTCAACTCGCGACGCATCCGCGAGCTGCGCAGCGAGGGGCGACGGGACCTCGTGGTGGTGCTCGCGGGTGGGGCCGAGCTGCGCGTGGCTCGGAGCCACCGCGAGAAGCTCCAGCACCTGCGTTGA